The Pedobacter mucosus genome window below encodes:
- a CDS encoding N-acetylglucosamine kinase, with protein sequence MIVIADGGSTKTNWCLINEAGRKIYFNTEGYNPYFSKGEYIVKSLNETLPDHLEREKLTGVYYYGAGCSTPGNVKIVADAMKQIFINATIFVGHDLLASSRALLGNEPGFAAILGTGTNSCLYDGVDITMNIDSLGYFLGDEGSGSYIGKRILGDYMKGYMPKGLREAFYDNYALTNEDIFDNIYNKPLPNRFCAGFSKFLYDFKDSYEDYAFTTIDYAFTAFFENLVIHYPNYKDHKLNCVGSVGYSFRDILSIVADRYEMGVGKIIRSPIDDLVHYHLELAPKN encoded by the coding sequence ATGATAGTAATTGCAGACGGCGGATCTACCAAAACTAATTGGTGTTTGATTAATGAGGCCGGCAGAAAAATTTATTTTAATACCGAAGGTTACAATCCTTATTTTTCAAAAGGAGAATATATTGTAAAATCTTTAAATGAAACTCTGCCAGACCACTTGGAAAGAGAAAAATTAACAGGGGTTTACTATTATGGGGCTGGGTGTTCAACACCTGGAAACGTAAAAATTGTAGCTGATGCAATGAAGCAGATTTTTATTAATGCTACGATTTTTGTTGGGCATGACTTACTTGCTTCTAGCAGGGCACTTCTTGGTAACGAGCCAGGATTTGCGGCTATTTTAGGTACAGGTACCAATTCTTGTCTTTACGATGGTGTTGATATTACCATGAATATAGATTCTTTAGGTTATTTTTTAGGTGATGAAGGAAGCGGTTCATATATAGGGAAACGTATTTTGGGAGATTACATGAAAGGATATATGCCAAAAGGATTACGCGAAGCTTTTTATGATAATTATGCGCTTACAAACGAAGATATTTTTGATAACATCTACAACAAACCTCTTCCAAACCGTTTCTGCGCTGGTTTTAGTAAATTTCTTTACGATTTTAAAGATTCTTATGAAGATTATGCGTTTACCACAATCGATTATGCATTTACAGCTTTTTTCGAGAACTTGGTTATCCACTACCCTAACTATAAAGATCATAAATTAAATTGCGTAGGATCTGTAGGTTACAGTTTCCGTGATATTTTAAGCATTGTTGCTGACCGCTACGAAATGGGTGTTGGCAAAATCATTCGTTCTCCAATAGATGATTTAGTGCATTATCACTTAGAATTAGCACCGAAAAACTAA
- a CDS encoding gliding motility-associated C-terminal domain-containing protein, with product MFCLLLLSVTAGFAQSNNSQQITLASGSSLKLRANVSNVASYQWFVDKNIIQGAVNQDLIITKAGKYSVISFSLGGCVSDISDEMDVISSVQLSADVSVTKKSETRQVINNETFKYYLLVRNNGAADATNVELKDILPDNLVLESVETPAHGVTNYVASTKTISWQIPTLTNGNFLELVINVKALKTGKVVNSASVTSTESDPDPSNNTSTDTKDITGLIVPNVFTPNGDGKNDTFFIPSLASYSANELTIVNRWGSTVYEKNTYLNDWTAEGLVDGTYFYILKVKNSNSDWEVLKGYVTVIR from the coding sequence ATGTTCTGTCTACTGTTACTTTCGGTAACGGCAGGCTTTGCGCAATCTAATAATAGTCAGCAAATTACACTAGCATCTGGTTCTTCATTAAAATTGAGGGCCAATGTTAGTAATGTAGCGAGCTATCAATGGTTCGTAGACAAAAATATCATTCAAGGTGCTGTAAATCAAGATCTCATCATCACAAAGGCAGGAAAATATTCGGTGATTTCATTCAGTTTAGGAGGATGTGTATCCGATATATCTGACGAAATGGACGTAATTTCTTCTGTGCAGTTATCAGCAGATGTATCAGTTACTAAAAAATCTGAAACGCGACAAGTTATCAATAATGAAACATTTAAATATTATTTGTTGGTTAGAAATAATGGCGCCGCCGATGCTACAAATGTCGAATTAAAAGACATTTTACCTGATAATCTAGTACTTGAAAGTGTCGAAACCCCAGCACATGGTGTAACTAATTATGTTGCGAGTACAAAAACAATTTCTTGGCAAATACCAACGCTTACTAATGGTAACTTTTTAGAACTTGTTATAAATGTTAAAGCGCTTAAAACAGGTAAAGTGGTAAATAGTGCATCCGTAACTTCAACAGAAAGTGATCCTGACCCCTCAAACAATACTTCGACAGATACAAAAGATATTACCGGTTTGATTGTTCCAAACGTTTTTACCCCTAATGGTGATGGTAAAAATGACACGTTTTTTATTCCTTCGCTGGCAAGCTACAGCGCTAATGAGCTAACTATTGTTAATAGGTGGGGAAGTACAGTTTACGAAAAAAACACTTATTTGAATGACTGGACAGCCGAAGGGCTTGTTGATGGAACCTATTTCTACATTTTAAAGGTAAAAAATTCAAATTCAGATTGGGAGGTGCTAAAAGGGTACGTTACCGTCATTAGGTAA
- a CDS encoding immunoglobulin domain-containing protein, translated as MPTFLYAQCENTARTYADYQGSLRTGLGLLGQPVLVIGEISDAAYAVNGQVKDASTLKVGVGLVGLASTTQYLQFTTNGTTPRSIAANTPVTVKISLPTEVLSVLSGVEIGSFTGLHNVAANWPIVIGAGNFAGQDATRVPIYTSANIAGVVSGAGEIEITLTPTQIYNGIYVKVSGNALSVALSAKLFHAYIMEITTNQINCDEVIDVLSGVQPTAVGGVLNASGNVSNPFNAIDTDQNSFSLMDVGTSVLNKIFLTAIFNKPSQPRDSVTIILGKPGGGLLDLNLLTGFVIQPYLNGVKAGPAFDNTNTFLNLRLFPGSSDKYSITFPITDVYDRLEITTGGLAGVLGSLRIYDIKRKLAKPRTLVDPTANDLRTICEGSTTIFSVQNPQACTEYKWYSAETGGLLLHTGLTFDPGQLPAGEYNYYVQSSRTYCITAVSDRSKVTLKVNPLPPLIVPSLIICSGSSATLAVSNAEENLYTYNWYSSSTSNVVLNVGSTYTTPILNASTVYYVEAINKLTGCVNLGGAKAVNVTVKPYAIVSPISGPNTICINAVETLSNTNTTGKWTSSNQAVATIDANNGKVIGIASGTTIISYTVLEDLTYCGKKVDFTLTVNPQPNLTLGPDPSICEGLLSTKLSYSNPVFEPITYSITWSSGPLSNVINQSLQPNEILINVPTNTPVAVYPGILTIKNAYGCERAINFNFRVKLIPHKPIVSIQ; from the coding sequence ATGCCTACATTTTTATACGCACAGTGTGAAAATACAGCACGAACTTATGCTGATTATCAAGGAAGCTTACGTACTGGTTTAGGTTTATTAGGTCAGCCTGTATTAGTAATTGGAGAAATTAGTGATGCAGCTTATGCAGTTAATGGACAGGTAAAAGATGCTTCAACTTTAAAAGTTGGCGTTGGCTTGGTTGGACTAGCCTCTACCACTCAATACTTACAATTCACTACAAACGGCACCACTCCAAGATCAATTGCCGCTAATACACCAGTAACAGTTAAGATTTCACTTCCGACAGAAGTTTTAAGCGTATTAAGTGGTGTAGAAATTGGCTCTTTTACTGGCTTGCATAATGTCGCTGCAAATTGGCCAATTGTGATCGGTGCTGGAAATTTTGCCGGCCAAGATGCCACAAGGGTTCCTATTTATACATCTGCCAATATAGCTGGTGTTGTAAGTGGAGCTGGTGAAATCGAAATTACATTGACACCCACCCAAATATATAATGGAATATATGTAAAAGTTTCAGGCAACGCCTTATCAGTCGCCTTATCAGCAAAATTATTCCATGCTTATATAATGGAGATTACTACAAATCAAATTAACTGCGACGAGGTAATCGATGTTCTATCAGGTGTCCAACCTACTGCTGTTGGAGGTGTTCTAAATGCTAGTGGAAATGTATCTAATCCGTTTAATGCAATTGATACAGATCAAAATAGTTTTTCTCTTATGGATGTTGGTACATCTGTTCTGAACAAAATATTCTTGACTGCCATTTTCAATAAACCTTCGCAACCTAGGGATTCTGTTACAATCATATTAGGAAAACCTGGCGGAGGATTATTAGATCTTAATCTACTTACGGGATTTGTTATTCAACCTTATTTAAATGGAGTAAAAGCAGGCCCAGCTTTCGATAATACCAATACCTTTTTGAATTTAAGATTATTCCCGGGATCTTCAGATAAATACAGTATTACATTTCCAATTACTGACGTTTATGATCGGTTAGAAATTACTACGGGTGGCTTGGCTGGTGTATTGGGCTCATTAAGAATTTACGACATCAAACGGAAGCTAGCTAAACCAAGAACGCTTGTAGATCCTACGGCAAACGACTTAAGGACTATTTGCGAAGGAAGTACAACTATTTTTTCAGTTCAAAATCCACAGGCTTGTACAGAATATAAATGGTATAGCGCAGAAACTGGAGGTTTATTACTTCATACCGGCTTAACATTTGATCCCGGGCAACTACCCGCTGGCGAATACAACTATTATGTGCAATCTAGTAGAACGTATTGTATTACAGCTGTTTCTGATCGGTCAAAAGTTACGTTAAAAGTTAATCCGTTGCCGCCGCTTATTGTGCCATCACTTATTATTTGTAGTGGTAGCTCAGCTACGCTTGCTGTTTCAAATGCTGAAGAAAATCTTTATACCTATAACTGGTACAGTTCATCCACTAGTAACGTTGTATTAAATGTTGGATCAACTTATACAACTCCAATTCTAAACGCCAGTACGGTGTATTATGTCGAAGCTATCAATAAACTAACTGGCTGTGTTAATTTAGGAGGAGCAAAAGCTGTTAATGTAACGGTAAAACCATACGCTATAGTATCACCTATATCAGGGCCAAATACGATTTGTATTAATGCAGTTGAAACCTTAAGCAATACCAATACTACAGGAAAATGGACCAGTAGTAATCAGGCCGTTGCCACAATTGATGCTAATAATGGAAAGGTTATCGGCATTGCTTCTGGGACTACAATTATAAGTTACACTGTTTTAGAAGATTTAACTTATTGTGGTAAAAAGGTAGATTTCACTTTAACTGTAAATCCACAACCTAATTTAACTTTAGGTCCTGATCCAAGTATTTGCGAAGGACTTTTAAGCACAAAGCTATCCTATAGTAATCCAGTTTTCGAACCAATAACATACAGCATAACTTGGTCTAGTGGCCCACTATCGAATGTAATTAATCAATCATTACAACCGAATGAAATTCTTATTAATGTTCCAACTAATACTCCAGTTGCTGTCTATCCTGGAATTTTGACAATTAAAAATGCCTATGGCTGTGAGCGGGCAATTAACTTCAATTTTCGAGTAAAGCTCATACCACACAAACCAATTGTATCTATTCAATAA
- a CDS encoding response regulator transcription factor gives MERILVVDDDTATLEVIILLLEIEGYEVLGVANCSNIINVIDNFKPKAIIMDVIMGSVDGRDLCAELKNSYTHIPIMLMSVVNNFHIDVKHPMLADDYIDKPFELTDMVSKIAALVKQCK, from the coding sequence ATGGAAAGAATATTAGTCGTTGATGATGATACGGCAACATTGGAGGTAATTATTCTTTTATTAGAAATTGAAGGCTACGAAGTACTAGGAGTAGCAAATTGTTCCAACATAATTAATGTTATAGATAATTTTAAACCCAAAGCCATCATTATGGATGTTATTATGGGAAGTGTTGATGGTAGGGATTTATGTGCAGAACTGAAAAATAGTTATACTCATATTCCAATAATGCTAATGTCTGTTGTCAATAATTTTCACATTGATGTAAAGCACCCAATGTTGGCAGATGATTACATCGATAAGCCTTTTGAACTTACTGACATGGTAAGCAAGATAGCTGCTCTCGTGAAACAGTGTAAATAA
- a CDS encoding NUDIX hydrolase produces the protein MEPILPHLDSVFSIDCVLFGFDGKELKILLIERNEEPFKDWWALPGNIVGPDESLDQSASRILYELTGLRGIYMEQYYAFGDPKRHPQGRVITLAYYALIRLGGDKELKPISNYAKQANWLPINDLPKLAFDHGKIYDKGLEKIKRRIKHQPIAFELLPEKFTLTQLQHVYELILGKMLDKRNFRKKMLSFGVLKELDEKQKGVSYRAATLYRFDKRKYAKLFGKEISF, from the coding sequence TTGGAACCAATTTTACCTCATTTAGATTCAGTATTCTCGATAGATTGCGTTTTGTTCGGATTTGATGGAAAGGAATTAAAAATCCTACTAATCGAAAGAAATGAAGAACCCTTTAAAGATTGGTGGGCATTGCCCGGCAATATTGTAGGGCCTGATGAAAGCTTAGACCAATCTGCCTCAAGGATTTTGTATGAACTTACCGGACTTCGTGGCATTTACATGGAACAATATTATGCTTTTGGCGATCCTAAACGCCACCCACAAGGTAGAGTGATCACTTTAGCCTACTATGCGCTTATTAGATTGGGTGGAGATAAAGAGCTTAAACCAATAAGTAATTATGCGAAACAAGCGAATTGGCTTCCGATTAATGATTTACCAAAGCTGGCTTTTGATCATGGAAAAATTTATGATAAAGGCTTGGAAAAAATTAAACGGAGAATTAAACACCAGCCAATTGCATTTGAGCTTTTACCAGAAAAATTTACGCTAACACAACTTCAACATGTGTACGAATTAATTTTAGGTAAAATGCTTGATAAAAGAAATTTCAGGAAAAAAATGCTAAGTTTTGGCGTGCTAAAAGAGCTCGATGAAAAACAAAAAGGAGTTTCATATCGGGCTGCAACTTTATATAGATTTGACAAACGTAAATACGCTAAGCTTTTTGGTAAAGAAATTTCTTTTTAG
- the pfkA gene encoding 6-phosphofructokinase, with the protein MDPNIKNIAVLTSGGDAPGMNAAIRAVVRTGIYHGINMFGVMQGYQGLITDNIKPMDARSVSNILHLGGTILKTARCLEFKTEEGQEIAYQNLKKNNIDGLVVIGGDGTFTGAKRFSETFGVKVIGIPGTIDNDLVGSDFTLGYDTAINTVIEAIDKIRDTADAHDRLFFIEVMGRDSGCIALRSSIASGAEAVLLPERETSVQELISKLALGAATKKSSSIVIVAEGHKQGGAYDIAKKVKETFDHYDTKVTILGHLQRGGSPSSFDRILGSRLGFAAVNALIAGKTEQMVGLKGNEIKLISITEALTAHSFKLEPDLMEMTEVLSI; encoded by the coding sequence ATGGATCCAAATATAAAAAACATAGCTGTTCTTACCTCTGGAGGCGATGCTCCTGGAATGAATGCAGCGATTAGAGCCGTAGTTCGTACCGGAATTTACCATGGCATTAATATGTTTGGCGTAATGCAAGGATATCAGGGCTTAATTACCGATAACATAAAACCGATGGACGCCCGCTCTGTAAGTAATATTTTACACTTAGGCGGAACGATACTAAAAACAGCCCGTTGCTTAGAATTTAAAACAGAAGAAGGGCAAGAAATTGCATATCAAAATTTAAAGAAAAATAATATAGATGGATTAGTTGTAATTGGTGGCGATGGTACTTTTACTGGCGCTAAACGATTCTCTGAAACATTTGGTGTTAAAGTGATTGGAATACCAGGCACAATTGACAATGATTTAGTTGGCTCAGATTTTACATTAGGTTATGATACTGCAATCAATACAGTAATCGAAGCAATTGATAAAATTAGAGATACAGCAGATGCCCACGATCGTTTATTTTTTATTGAAGTAATGGGTCGGGATTCAGGTTGTATTGCACTAAGAAGTTCCATTGCAAGTGGAGCAGAAGCAGTTTTATTGCCTGAACGAGAAACGAGTGTACAAGAATTAATTAGTAAATTGGCATTAGGCGCTGCAACAAAAAAATCATCAAGTATAGTAATTGTTGCAGAGGGCCATAAGCAAGGCGGAGCATATGACATTGCCAAAAAAGTTAAAGAAACCTTTGACCATTATGATACAAAAGTAACTATCCTAGGCCATTTACAACGGGGCGGCAGCCCAAGTAGTTTTGATCGTATTTTAGGAAGCCGCTTAGGTTTTGCAGCTGTTAATGCCTTAATTGCTGGTAAAACGGAACAAATGGTTGGGTTAAAGGGAAATGAAATTAAATTGATAAGCATAACTGAAGCATTAACTGCACACTCTTTTAAGTTAGAACCCGATTTAATGGAAATGACGGAGGTACTTTCTATATAA
- a CDS encoding PorP/SprF family type IX secretion system membrane protein, translated as MKRRILTLLLCLSGLNLFAQQNSQFGQYMFNGLFINPAYAGYKEELYLQAFARSQWNGIKGAPQSLSVSVDEAVKEESLGIGLIVSKDKIGAQNTLNISGNLAYRIKLDRTETNVLAFGIGMGIIQMGLDGTSLNPYEQGDNRIPIGYESKIVPDVRAGVHYSNEKFFIGFSANNLLSKYFPVFNDNNVLNIKVEPHFYFTTGMVFPLSDDFLFKPTLLLKDDLNGPTSLDVNAFLLIKERWWLGGVYRTSVKLYPKPLLQNDLLARSALGLITEFFVKPNLRVGYGYDYSMNKLSSFEYGSHEISVGYYFNTAKGRRPKCYF; from the coding sequence ATGAAAAGGAGAATTTTAACTTTATTACTTTGCTTATCGGGGCTTAATTTATTTGCACAGCAGAATTCACAATTTGGGCAATATATGTTTAACGGTTTATTTATAAACCCAGCTTATGCGGGTTATAAAGAAGAATTATACTTACAAGCATTTGCCCGTTCTCAATGGAACGGAATAAAAGGTGCGCCCCAAAGTCTATCTGTTTCAGTTGATGAAGCTGTTAAGGAGGAAAGCTTAGGTATCGGTTTAATTGTATCCAAAGATAAAATTGGAGCACAAAATACCCTAAATATATCAGGCAACTTAGCTTATCGAATTAAACTAGATAGAACAGAAACAAATGTTTTAGCCTTTGGCATCGGAATGGGTATAATACAAATGGGGCTTGATGGAACTTCCTTAAACCCTTATGAACAAGGTGATAATAGAATTCCGATTGGCTATGAAAGTAAAATTGTTCCTGATGTTAGGGCAGGAGTGCATTATTCAAATGAAAAATTCTTTATAGGCTTTTCTGCAAATAATTTGCTTTCAAAGTATTTTCCAGTTTTTAATGATAATAATGTTTTAAATATAAAGGTAGAACCCCATTTCTATTTCACAACGGGAATGGTTTTTCCTTTAAGTGATGATTTCTTATTTAAACCAACGCTTTTGCTAAAGGATGATTTAAATGGCCCAACCTCATTAGATGTTAATGCATTTCTTTTAATCAAAGAGCGCTGGTGGTTAGGCGGAGTTTACAGAACATCTGTAAAATTATACCCTAAACCGTTGCTTCAAAATGATCTGCTTGCTAGAAGTGCATTAGGTCTTATTACTGAATTTTTTGTAAAACCTAACTTAAGGGTTGGGTATGGATATGATTACAGCATGAATAAATTAAGCAGTTTTGAATACGGGTCTCATGAAATTTCTGTAGGATATTATTTTAATACAGCTAAAGGCCGTCGGCCAAAGTGCTATTTTTAG
- the gap gene encoding type I glyceraldehyde-3-phosphate dehydrogenase, producing MSKIGINGFGRIGRLVFRAALKRGLDIVAINDLIEPDYMAYMLKYDTTHGKFDGTIEVVDGNLVVNGKTIRVTAERNPADLKWDAVGVEVVIESTGLFLTRADAEKHIAAGAKKVVFSAPAKDDDIPTYVMGVNHHKLTADQTIVSNASCTTNCLAPIAKVLNDNFGIVEGLMSTIHAVTATQKTVDSPSAKDWRGGRGGFSNIIPSSTGAAKAVGMVLPELKGKLTGMSFRVPVADVSVVDLTARLERPATYEQIKAAMKAASEGELKGVLGYTDEDVVSSDFIGDDHASIFDAKAGISLNDNFVKVVSWYDNEWGYSSALAKFVEYYASL from the coding sequence ATGAGCAAGATTGGAATAAACGGCTTTGGCCGAATTGGCAGACTGGTTTTTAGAGCTGCTTTAAAAAGAGGATTAGATATCGTAGCTATAAACGACTTAATTGAGCCAGATTACATGGCTTATATGTTAAAATATGATACTACACACGGAAAATTTGATGGAACGATTGAAGTTGTAGATGGTAACTTAGTAGTTAATGGCAAAACTATTCGCGTAACAGCAGAAAGAAATCCTGCAGATTTAAAATGGGATGCAGTTGGTGTTGAAGTAGTTATCGAATCTACTGGTTTATTTTTAACTCGTGCTGATGCTGAGAAACACATTGCGGCAGGTGCTAAAAAAGTGGTTTTCTCTGCTCCAGCTAAAGATGACGATATACCTACCTATGTAATGGGTGTAAATCATCATAAATTAACTGCAGATCAAACAATTGTTTCTAACGCATCATGTACAACCAACTGTTTAGCTCCTATCGCGAAGGTTTTAAATGATAATTTTGGTATTGTGGAAGGTTTGATGAGTACAATACATGCTGTAACTGCAACTCAAAAAACAGTTGATAGTCCGTCTGCAAAAGACTGGAGAGGTGGCCGTGGTGGTTTTTCAAATATAATTCCATCATCAACTGGCGCTGCAAAAGCGGTTGGTATGGTTCTTCCAGAATTAAAAGGTAAATTAACAGGCATGTCATTTCGTGTTCCTGTTGCTGATGTATCTGTAGTAGATTTAACTGCTCGTTTAGAAAGACCAGCAACCTATGAGCAAATTAAAGCTGCTATGAAAGCTGCATCTGAAGGAGAATTAAAAGGTGTACTTGGTTATACTGACGAAGATGTTGTTTCTTCGGACTTTATTGGAGATGATCATGCTTCTATTTTTGATGCTAAAGCTGGTATTTCATTGAATGATAACTTCGTTAAAGTAGTATCATGGTATGATAATGAATGGGGCTACTCTTCTGCATTAGCAAAATTTGTTGAATATTACGCTAGTTTGTAG
- a CDS encoding threonine aldolase family protein, with product MKSNLLDFRSDTVTKPTAGMLDAMMSAKVGDDVFGEDETVHALETKVASIFNMEEGLFCPSGTMTNQIGIKCFTQPMDEVICDQTAHVYRYEIGGIAYHSGASVRLLYGERGILTPELIEPEINEDNIHYPNSSLVVLENTVNKGGGSCYTLSQIAPIHHLCNIKGLKLHLDGARIFNALTATGDKAHSYGQYFDGISVCLSKGLGAPVGSVLLGSKATIHKARKIRKAFGGGMRQAGFLAAAGIYALDNHVVRLKDDHHHAKMLADALLKTNYVKCVMPVQTNIVIFEVASGSAQKVVNQLNEKGLLCSTTSNSTIRLVTHLDLSSEMIDRAIEIILHL from the coding sequence ATGAAAAGCAATTTACTAGATTTTAGAAGCGATACCGTTACCAAACCAACCGCTGGAATGTTAGATGCAATGATGAGCGCCAAGGTTGGAGATGACGTATTTGGTGAGGATGAAACGGTACATGCGCTTGAAACAAAAGTGGCTTCTATATTTAACATGGAAGAAGGACTTTTTTGTCCATCAGGCACAATGACGAACCAAATTGGGATAAAATGTTTTACACAGCCAATGGATGAAGTAATTTGTGATCAAACGGCACATGTTTATCGATATGAGATTGGTGGAATTGCCTATCATTCTGGTGCATCGGTTCGCTTACTTTATGGTGAACGTGGTATTTTAACTCCGGAACTTATAGAGCCAGAGATTAATGAAGACAATATACATTATCCAAATTCGAGTTTAGTGGTTTTGGAAAATACGGTAAATAAGGGCGGAGGAAGTTGTTACACGCTTTCGCAAATTGCTCCTATTCATCACCTTTGTAATATTAAAGGATTAAAACTTCATTTAGATGGCGCCAGAATTTTTAATGCGTTAACGGCAACCGGGGATAAGGCGCACAGTTATGGTCAATATTTTGATGGCATTTCTGTATGCCTTTCGAAAGGATTAGGTGCTCCGGTTGGTTCTGTTTTGTTAGGAAGTAAGGCAACTATACATAAGGCTAGGAAAATAAGAAAGGCATTTGGTGGAGGAATGCGCCAGGCAGGTTTTTTAGCTGCTGCTGGAATTTATGCTTTGGATAATCATGTAGTTAGACTAAAAGATGATCATCACCATGCAAAAATGTTAGCTGATGCGTTGTTAAAAACGAACTACGTTAAGTGTGTTATGCCTGTGCAAACCAATATTGTAATATTTGAAGTTGCTTCAGGATCTGCACAGAAAGTTGTAAATCAACTTAATGAAAAAGGACTGCTTTGTAGCACAACTAGTAATAGCACTATTCGTTTGGTTACGCATTTAGATCTAAGTTCGGAGATGATAGACCGTGCAATCGAAATAATATTACATTTGTAA
- a CDS encoding sigma factor has product MQQANSSQVSNLDSNLSIWLSDKEIFIQKLKSNDFEAFKLLYKQYSSALMGSILRMVDEEKSADSILEETFTQVWISISTYDQSKVMMFTWLNQIAKRCCNTKS; this is encoded by the coding sequence ATGCAACAAGCTAACTCTTCTCAAGTGTCAAATTTAGATTCTAATCTAAGTATTTGGTTATCAGATAAAGAGATCTTTATTCAAAAATTAAAGTCAAATGATTTTGAAGCATTTAAATTGCTGTACAAACAGTATTCATCAGCATTAATGGGCTCTATTTTAAGAATGGTTGATGAGGAAAAATCAGCTGATTCTATCTTAGAAGAAACATTTACTCAAGTTTGGATATCAATTTCGACTTACGATCAATCAAAAGTAATGATGTTTACATGGCTTAATCAAATTGCAAAAAGGTGTTGCAACACTAAATCCTAA